A window of candidate division KSB1 bacterium contains these coding sequences:
- the rny gene encoding ribonuclease Y gives MDLLYIVIIFAASLIGLFLGWFIAKHVGHNKLANAEKQARQVLDEAEKEARHTKREKILEAKDEIFQLKQKFENENKQRRDELQRVENKVISKERNLEKQLDVLKKKEEDLQRRDQKLNSKEGRVDKLQKELEHLIERQNEQLEQISGISNEEAKRIQMNNLLEKAKQETAREIKSIKDLARQTANREAREIIIQAIQRTAADHSTETTVSVVNLPNDEMKGRIIGREGRNIRSFETATGVEVIVDDTPEAVVLSGFDPFRREVAKIALEKLVSDGRIHPSRIEEVVNRTTEEMEENLVDLGEKALFETGVSDVHIELKKYLGKLKYRTSYGQNVYQHAIEVSYLSGLMASQLGLDGGLAKRAGLLHDIGKAIDRYTEGTHSEIGGEIAKKYGENEIVVNSILAHHEDVEATHPISVLVKAADAVSGSRPGARRETLETYIKRLESLETLAKSFSGVGNAYAIQAGREIRVIVEHEKMDDAECGQLSTDIADKIQSEMEYPGQIKVTVIREYRAIEYAK, from the coding sequence ATGGATTTATTATATATAGTTATAATATTTGCTGCTTCCCTGATCGGTCTCTTTCTGGGATGGTTTATAGCAAAACACGTCGGACATAACAAGCTGGCGAATGCTGAAAAGCAAGCTCGACAGGTTCTTGATGAAGCAGAAAAAGAAGCCCGTCATACCAAGCGTGAAAAAATATTAGAAGCCAAAGATGAGATATTTCAGCTCAAGCAAAAATTTGAAAATGAAAATAAACAGCGGCGTGATGAGCTTCAGCGTGTTGAGAATAAAGTTATTTCAAAAGAGCGTAATCTTGAAAAACAGCTGGATGTTCTGAAAAAGAAAGAAGAAGATTTGCAGCGACGCGATCAAAAGCTCAACAGCAAAGAAGGTCGTGTTGATAAACTGCAAAAAGAACTTGAGCATTTGATTGAACGTCAGAATGAACAGCTGGAACAGATCAGTGGGATTTCAAATGAGGAAGCCAAACGTATTCAGATGAATAATCTGCTTGAAAAGGCCAAGCAGGAAACCGCAAGGGAAATTAAATCAATTAAAGATCTGGCCCGGCAAACCGCCAATCGGGAAGCACGGGAAATTATCATACAGGCTATTCAGCGTACCGCTGCCGACCATTCCACAGAAACCACCGTTTCTGTGGTGAATCTTCCCAATGATGAAATGAAGGGCCGGATTATTGGCCGGGAGGGACGGAATATCCGCTCCTTTGAAACCGCCACCGGTGTTGAAGTGATTGTTGATGATACACCTGAAGCGGTTGTTCTATCAGGATTCGACCCATTCCGACGTGAAGTCGCAAAGATAGCTCTCGAAAAACTGGTGTCTGACGGCAGAATTCACCCGTCCCGTATCGAAGAGGTCGTGAATCGTACCACTGAGGAGATGGAAGAAAATCTCGTCGATTTGGGCGAAAAAGCTTTGTTTGAAACCGGCGTTTCTGATGTACATATTGAGCTTAAAAAATATCTCGGCAAGTTAAAATATCGGACCAGTTACGGACAGAATGTTTATCAGCATGCCATCGAAGTTTCTTACCTTTCCGGACTTATGGCTTCTCAACTTGGACTTGACGGAGGACTGGCAAAACGTGCCGGACTTTTACATGATATCGGTAAAGCTATTGACCGTTATACTGAGGGCACACACTCTGAAATCGGTGGTGAAATTGCCAAAAAATATGGTGAAAATGAAATTGTTGTAAATTCAATCCTTGCGCATCATGAAGATGTAGAGGCTACACACCCGATTTCTGTTTTGGTCAAAGCAGCAGATGCCGTCAGCGGTTCTCGTCCGGGCGCAAGACGAGAAACACTGGAAACCTATATTAAACGTCTCGAATCTCTGGAAACGCTTGCGAAATCTTTTAGTGGTGTCGGTAATGCTTATGCGATCCAGGCTGGCCGAGAAATACGCGTTATTGTAGAACACGAAAAGATGGATGATGCCGAGTGTGGACAATTGAGTACGGACATTGCCGATAAGATTCAATCCGAAATGGAATATCCCGGACAAATCAAAGTCACCGTGATTCGAGAGTATCGTGCAATAGAATATGCAAAGTGA
- a CDS encoding cell division protein ZapA, whose amino-acid sequence MNDNKKSLKVTIYGTEYALVSESDPNRVEQIAKYVDNKMREIQKASPNRTIHQIAILAALNIADELFHLGQSQKRSVIDKEFETRLKRMNKKLKLGIDKISDEYES is encoded by the coding sequence ATGAACGATAATAAAAAAAGTCTCAAAGTAACTATTTATGGAACGGAATACGCTCTCGTTTCAGAATCTGATCCGAATCGAGTCGAACAGATTGCAAAATATGTTGATAACAAGATGCGTGAAATACAGAAAGCAAGTCCGAACCGGACCATACATCAAATTGCTATCCTGGCCGCATTGAATATTGCAGATGAATTATTCCATCTGGGACAAAGTCAAAAACGTTCAGTTATAGACAAAGAATTTGAGACTCGACTAAAAAGAATGAATAAAAAGTTAAAGCTTGGTATCGATAAAATATCAGATGAATATGAGAGTTGA
- the pheT gene encoding phenylalanine--tRNA ligase subunit beta yields the protein MKVTQNWLKQYVDFDWSPQELAERLTMLGLEVEEIIPAQRPFTNVITGKVESVESHPDADKLSVCQVTDGKQTFTVVCGAPNVRPEKIYPFAQVGAEIQGYSIDARKIRGVQSKGMLCSESELGLSERSAGLMELPDNTQIGINLNDFLGPKDTVFDISITPNRPDCLSVIGIAREIAGITGNPLRPPKVDTGTDDSTNTRENISVEIQAPKRCYRYSGQYIHNVIIKESPFWLAERLHHVGIRSINNVVDITNYVMMETGQPLHAFDYDLLEGRKIIVKEAEPGQKFTTLDEQEHTLDDQALMICDAERPVALAGIMGGMNSEVCPETHTVFLESAFFEPQGIRRTSGKYDLLTESSRRFERGVDPNGTNYAMQRAANLFAELADAKVSSTFIDEVAQTVEPETLTCPVKRVNSWLGTNLSQRQISDILKTIDLKCEPDGNNALNVTIPTFRFDLDRPVDLIEEVARCYGYNNIEPVMTPKINQEQQKNEFDEFQAHARQALTGMGFNETISYSLVRDKHARMFLPSEANPVALLNPISEDLAVFRPNLLLSLLSNVAYNRNRQIQDLRLYEAGHVALKPHNGSYSESNQIAGVLAGNRIEQSWCEKSVPFDFYDIKGVVEVFLQRIDVYEYALDIAKEPFWDSEAVSVSINGVYVGSLGKINKEPCAAFKIRSQDIYAFWFDFDILYQNHQVRKQYTQVPKYPSVPFDLALLIDADIPIGEIEKNIWKSGGPHLVNVQLFDFYKGEQINKDKKSVAFSLTFSSKERTLKDNEVDKIVKNILAHLKNEHSAELRPG from the coding sequence GTGAAAGTTACCCAGAACTGGCTAAAACAATACGTCGATTTTGACTGGTCCCCGCAGGAACTTGCTGAAAGGCTTACCATGTTGGGACTTGAAGTTGAAGAGATTATTCCTGCTCAAAGACCATTTACAAACGTAATCACAGGCAAGGTTGAATCTGTTGAATCGCATCCTGATGCTGACAAATTGAGCGTGTGTCAGGTAACAGATGGAAAGCAAACCTTCACCGTGGTATGCGGCGCTCCCAATGTCCGGCCTGAAAAAATATATCCGTTTGCACAGGTTGGTGCAGAGATACAGGGATATTCAATTGATGCGCGCAAGATACGCGGAGTGCAAAGTAAAGGTATGCTCTGCTCTGAATCCGAATTGGGATTGTCCGAACGCAGCGCCGGATTGATGGAACTGCCGGATAATACTCAAATCGGTATCAATCTGAACGATTTTCTAGGCCCCAAAGATACCGTGTTTGATATTTCCATTACGCCCAATCGTCCTGACTGTCTGAGTGTAATCGGCATTGCCCGGGAAATCGCAGGTATTACCGGAAACCCGCTGCGGCCTCCGAAAGTTGATACCGGAACCGATGACAGCACAAATACTCGCGAAAACATATCCGTCGAGATACAGGCCCCGAAACGATGCTATCGATATTCAGGTCAGTATATCCATAATGTAATCATTAAAGAATCACCTTTTTGGCTGGCGGAACGGCTGCATCATGTGGGTATACGTTCGATCAATAATGTTGTGGATATAACCAACTATGTGATGATGGAGACGGGGCAGCCTCTGCATGCATTTGACTATGATCTGCTGGAAGGTCGGAAAATTATCGTGAAAGAAGCAGAGCCTGGACAAAAGTTTACCACACTGGATGAACAGGAACATACCCTGGATGATCAGGCCTTGATGATATGCGATGCCGAACGTCCGGTGGCGCTGGCTGGAATAATGGGCGGAATGAATTCTGAAGTCTGCCCTGAAACCCATACTGTATTTCTCGAAAGCGCTTTTTTTGAACCACAGGGTATTCGACGAACATCCGGTAAATATGATTTGCTGACAGAATCTTCAAGGCGTTTTGAACGCGGTGTTGATCCGAATGGCACCAACTATGCCATGCAACGCGCAGCAAACCTGTTCGCAGAATTGGCGGACGCAAAAGTGAGTTCAACTTTTATAGATGAGGTTGCCCAGACGGTTGAACCTGAAACATTGACTTGTCCGGTCAAGCGCGTGAATTCCTGGCTGGGCACAAACCTGTCTCAAAGACAAATTTCCGACATCTTGAAAACCATTGATTTAAAATGCGAACCGGATGGGAACAACGCCTTAAATGTAACCATCCCGACGTTTCGGTTCGATCTGGATCGTCCTGTGGACCTGATTGAAGAAGTGGCCCGTTGTTATGGATACAACAACATCGAACCCGTGATGACTCCGAAAATCAATCAGGAGCAACAAAAAAATGAGTTTGATGAATTTCAAGCGCATGCACGTCAAGCATTAACCGGAATGGGATTCAATGAAACTATCTCTTATAGTCTGGTCCGGGATAAACATGCCCGAATGTTTCTGCCCTCAGAAGCGAATCCGGTTGCTTTGCTGAATCCCATTAGTGAGGATCTTGCGGTGTTCAGACCAAACCTGTTGCTGTCATTGCTGAGCAATGTGGCCTATAACCGCAACCGGCAAATTCAGGATCTACGTCTCTACGAAGCCGGACATGTAGCCTTGAAACCGCATAATGGCTCTTACTCGGAAAGCAATCAAATCGCCGGTGTTCTGGCTGGAAACCGTATTGAACAATCATGGTGCGAGAAATCAGTCCCGTTCGATTTTTATGATATTAAAGGAGTCGTTGAGGTCTTTTTACAGCGCATTGATGTTTATGAATATGCCCTTGATATTGCCAAAGAACCGTTTTGGGATTCAGAAGCGGTGTCGGTTTCAATTAATGGCGTATATGTCGGCTCTTTGGGCAAAATAAATAAAGAACCATGTGCAGCGTTCAAAATTCGCTCCCAGGATATTTACGCATTCTGGTTTGATTTTGATATATTGTACCAAAACCATCAGGTGCGTAAGCAATACACACAGGTACCCAAATATCCGTCAGTACCATTTGATCTTGCCTTATTGATTGATGCTGATATTCCAATCGGTGAGATCGAAAAAAACATCTGGAAGTCGGGCGGACCGCATCTGGTCAATGTCCAGCTGTTCGATTTTTACAAAGGCGAACAAATTAATAAAGACAAGAAAAGCGTCGCTTTTTCATTGACTTTTTCATCCAAAGAACGTACGTTAAAGGACAATGAAGTAGATAAAATTGTAAAGAATATTCTGGCGCATCTTAAAAACGAACATAGTGCTGAACTTCGACCGGGTTAA
- a CDS encoding phenylalanine--tRNA ligase subunit alpha codes for MSELFDQLLDDIKSIREMFNSELAQVQNPDELEQVRIQYLSRKGRVQALFGNIGKVDADERPQVGAELNKLRGELESLFDDKKQSLETQSVSIQDFDPTLPGRKPPVGTEHPLMLVLSEIKSIFKSIGFRVEVGNEIETDYYNFEALNIPPYHPSRDMHDTFYLGNEVLLRTHTSPVQIHTMEEQKPPIRMIAPGRCFRKDTPDATHSPIFYQVEGLCVDKGVSFADLRGVVQAFAHKLLGSNVKVRFRPSYFPFTEPSAEYDFSCIFCNGKGCRFCKQTGWLEISGAGMVDPNVFRFVDYDPDVYSGYAFGMGVERIALLLYGIPDIRIFFENDKRFLTQF; via the coding sequence ATGTCAGAACTCTTTGATCAACTACTTGATGATATAAAATCAATTCGAGAAATGTTTAATTCTGAACTTGCTCAGGTTCAAAATCCCGACGAACTTGAGCAAGTTCGGATACAATACCTTTCCAGAAAAGGCAGAGTACAGGCGCTCTTTGGCAACATAGGCAAAGTTGATGCTGATGAACGCCCGCAAGTCGGTGCGGAACTGAACAAGCTGCGTGGTGAACTCGAATCTCTGTTTGATGACAAGAAACAATCTCTTGAAACTCAGTCTGTTTCTATTCAGGATTTTGATCCGACCCTTCCGGGCCGCAAACCTCCGGTGGGTACCGAACATCCGCTGATGCTGGTCTTGTCCGAGATCAAATCAATCTTTAAATCGATTGGATTTCGGGTTGAAGTGGGCAATGAAATAGAGACCGATTATTATAATTTTGAAGCTCTCAACATTCCCCCCTATCATCCGTCCCGGGATATGCATGATACGTTTTATCTGGGGAACGAGGTTTTATTAAGAACACATACATCCCCTGTGCAGATCCATACGATGGAGGAACAGAAACCGCCGATTCGTATGATTGCCCCCGGACGCTGCTTTCGAAAAGACACACCGGACGCCACGCATTCACCGATTTTTTATCAGGTGGAGGGGTTGTGTGTGGACAAGGGCGTTTCTTTTGCTGATCTCCGAGGCGTGGTGCAGGCATTTGCTCATAAATTACTGGGCAGCAATGTCAAAGTACGGTTCCGTCCAAGCTATTTTCCGTTTACCGAACCCAGTGCGGAATATGATTTTTCATGCATCTTTTGCAATGGCAAGGGCTGCAGGTTTTGTAAGCAAACCGGCTGGCTCGAAATTTCCGGCGCCGGTATGGTGGATCCAAATGTTTTCCGGTTTGTTGATTATGATCCGGACGTGTATTCCGGATATGCATTTGGAATGGGTGTTGAACGAATTGCATTGCTATTGTATGGCATTCCTGATATCCGTATATTTTTTGAAAACGATAAACGATTTCTAACACAATTTTAA